The following proteins are encoded in a genomic region of Saccharopolyspora antimicrobica:
- a CDS encoding TIGR02680 family protein — translation MSDESTGTGANRWRLHRGGIVNIWQYAETTFDLDGGRAIFQGTNGSGKSRTLELLLPLCLDGDLRQLGSKGFDTVSIRRLMLDEYPGGPNRIGYAWIELRRETADGGEEFLTCGVGVKASKTSQSISDSWRFITSRRVGINLYLVGADRVPLGSAQLRDLLGADCVLDDQAFRAKVAATVYGVPAARYGDLLHLQRTLRNPDVGLKVLEGQLEQILSDALPPLDAALIERLATSFDDLESIRENIVRLTGADKALTAFLSTYSGYAFGALRDRAEAMRTAQQRLRALRKELTGLEKQVGGKQQDRETAERTIAELEQREAELESSIDALRSHPAYSELQNLRDREQLVESARSSAVSALDTAAKHRAQEHRSAESVVGVLRRLSGDAEAAGQAAQRAAQQLSTAGLDGSLVRRPPVIPVAELRAEQAEVRTSAEPDAVAQEVQRAVAPQLDAEAIAAEFRAVVADSQQLAATARQRSALTLALHQQAVELDAEQDKVAELQRLARQAQLTATEAAGRRNQAQQELADAAAVWVERAQKWVTEWPSAVEDPAPEPPAAEELAENRTATRGAREQARRWARPQLHEARRQVSAVEQEITELRVDSRTREQELAELRAGHEQTPGRPAWAEAERNPEQGRAFYELVDFRPSLTADERAGLEAALQSSGLLNAWVTADGAVPGLADLLAEPADAGSGATLADLLSPAAVTDCPVPPERVAALLAAVSTDGSAGLSVSADGSWRAGVLSGAWRKNAAEYVGAGAREAARARRIAELEEDLSRLRAEVGEAERRHHEASEHAAELEQHLESYPDDGDLLTAHAKLTTAIEAAADSEQKVVQLREQHESADQRWQAAHAELVRSAGEADLPADTRALDAANRAAIDARGGIDALCEAIESRCLPTLADLQEISLHHDVAIADRMEAESQAERRCAAYAEQASGLAELTSAVGGEAQEISDKVSAFERERADLRKQLPQAREQISSLREAAARLETQLENKQAQLPGREHDASSATETFQQALRIPGLWSAAEVGEELPGELDEAAALLTAAERRGSSEATVLNRLQTLQHSLSGNYDITAADQHGLLTVTVTGEEGPQPVAEAARRVGERLGEQRGYLNERYQSIFADYLIRDLAERLRGQMSIAEDLCKRMNEVLDGARSSQGVHVQLDWQPSAALGDDIKQAIDLVRTPFADRSDDQDALLRRVFTDLIEAERDSTSGGYAEILARALDYRSWFAFTVRVRDTGPDGKPRVRRLRQLSSGETRLISYVTLFAAAAAFYDAVSVSSDGRGPLRLVLLDEAFERLDDPTIARMLGLLVDLDMDWLITWPSGWGVSPKIPKMHIYDVLRPRSGHGIACTHTTWTGTALHRADA, via the coding sequence GTGAGCGACGAGAGCACCGGGACCGGGGCGAACCGCTGGCGGCTGCACCGCGGCGGGATCGTCAACATCTGGCAGTACGCCGAGACGACCTTCGACCTCGACGGCGGGCGGGCGATCTTCCAGGGCACCAACGGCTCCGGCAAGTCCCGCACCCTGGAGCTGCTGCTGCCGCTGTGCCTGGACGGCGACCTGCGGCAGCTGGGCTCCAAGGGCTTCGACACGGTCAGCATCCGGCGGCTGATGCTCGACGAGTACCCGGGCGGCCCGAACCGGATCGGCTACGCCTGGATCGAGCTGCGCCGCGAAACCGCCGACGGCGGCGAGGAATTCCTCACCTGCGGCGTCGGCGTGAAGGCGTCCAAGACCTCGCAGTCGATCAGCGACTCGTGGCGGTTCATCACCAGCCGCCGCGTCGGCATCAACCTCTACCTGGTCGGCGCGGACCGGGTGCCGCTGGGCTCGGCGCAGCTGCGCGACCTGCTCGGCGCCGACTGCGTGCTCGACGACCAGGCGTTCCGCGCCAAGGTCGCGGCCACCGTCTACGGCGTGCCCGCCGCCCGCTACGGCGACCTGCTGCACCTGCAGCGCACGCTGCGCAACCCCGACGTCGGGCTGAAGGTGCTGGAGGGGCAGCTGGAGCAGATCCTCTCCGACGCGCTGCCGCCGCTGGACGCCGCGCTGATCGAGCGGCTGGCCACCTCGTTCGACGACCTGGAGTCGATCCGGGAGAACATCGTCCGGCTGACCGGCGCGGACAAGGCGCTCACCGCGTTCCTGTCGACCTACTCCGGCTACGCGTTCGGCGCGCTGCGCGACCGGGCCGAGGCGATGCGCACCGCCCAGCAGCGGCTCCGCGCGCTGCGCAAGGAGCTGACCGGCCTGGAGAAGCAGGTCGGCGGGAAGCAGCAGGACCGGGAGACCGCGGAGCGGACGATCGCCGAGCTGGAGCAGCGCGAGGCCGAGCTGGAGTCCAGCATCGACGCCCTGCGCTCCCACCCGGCCTACTCCGAGCTGCAGAACCTGCGCGACCGCGAGCAGCTGGTGGAGAGCGCCCGCAGCTCGGCGGTCTCCGCGCTGGACACCGCCGCCAAGCACCGCGCGCAGGAGCACCGGTCGGCGGAGTCGGTCGTGGGCGTGCTGCGGCGGCTCTCCGGGGACGCCGAGGCAGCCGGTCAGGCGGCTCAGCGGGCGGCGCAGCAGTTGTCGACCGCCGGGCTGGACGGGTCGCTGGTGAGGCGACCGCCGGTGATCCCGGTCGCGGAGCTGCGCGCCGAGCAGGCCGAGGTGCGGACTTCGGCGGAACCGGATGCCGTCGCGCAGGAGGTGCAGCGCGCCGTCGCACCGCAGCTGGACGCGGAGGCGATCGCCGCGGAATTCCGCGCTGTGGTGGCGGATTCGCAGCAGCTCGCGGCCACCGCGCGACAGCGTTCGGCGCTGACGCTCGCCCTGCACCAGCAGGCCGTGGAGCTCGACGCCGAGCAGGACAAGGTCGCCGAGCTGCAACGGCTGGCCCGGCAGGCTCAGCTGACCGCGACCGAAGCCGCCGGGCGGCGCAACCAGGCGCAGCAGGAGCTCGCCGACGCGGCCGCGGTCTGGGTGGAGCGGGCGCAGAAGTGGGTGACCGAATGGCCCTCCGCAGTGGAGGATCCGGCGCCGGAACCGCCTGCCGCCGAGGAACTCGCCGAGAACCGCACCGCGACGCGGGGCGCCCGCGAGCAGGCGCGGCGCTGGGCGCGACCGCAGCTGCACGAAGCGCGCCGCCAGGTCTCCGCCGTCGAGCAGGAGATCACCGAGCTGCGCGTGGATTCCCGCACCCGCGAACAGGAGCTCGCCGAGCTCCGCGCCGGTCACGAGCAGACACCGGGCCGTCCCGCCTGGGCCGAAGCCGAGCGGAACCCGGAGCAGGGCCGCGCCTTCTACGAGCTGGTCGACTTCCGGCCGTCCCTGACCGCCGACGAGCGGGCGGGGCTGGAAGCGGCGCTGCAGTCCAGCGGCCTGCTCAACGCGTGGGTCACCGCCGACGGCGCGGTTCCCGGGCTGGCCGACCTGCTCGCCGAACCCGCGGACGCGGGCAGCGGTGCCACGCTCGCCGACCTGCTCTCCCCTGCCGCCGTGACCGACTGCCCGGTGCCGCCGGAGCGGGTCGCCGCGCTGCTGGCCGCGGTGTCGACCGACGGCAGCGCAGGGCTTTCGGTGTCCGCCGACGGCAGCTGGCGCGCCGGCGTGCTCTCCGGCGCGTGGCGCAAGAACGCCGCGGAGTACGTCGGAGCGGGCGCCCGCGAAGCGGCCCGCGCGCGGCGCATCGCGGAGCTGGAGGAGGACCTGTCGCGGCTGCGCGCCGAGGTCGGCGAAGCCGAGCGGCGCCACCACGAGGCCTCCGAGCACGCGGCGGAGCTGGAGCAGCACCTGGAGTCCTACCCGGACGACGGTGACCTGCTGACCGCGCACGCGAAGCTGACCACCGCGATCGAGGCCGCCGCCGACAGCGAGCAGAAGGTGGTGCAGCTGCGCGAGCAGCACGAAAGCGCCGACCAGCGCTGGCAGGCGGCGCACGCCGAGCTGGTGCGCTCGGCGGGCGAGGCGGATCTGCCCGCCGACACCCGGGCGCTCGACGCGGCGAACCGGGCCGCCATCGACGCCCGCGGCGGGATCGACGCGCTGTGCGAGGCGATCGAGTCGCGCTGCCTGCCGACGCTGGCCGACCTGCAGGAGATCTCGCTGCACCACGACGTCGCCATCGCCGACCGGATGGAGGCCGAATCCCAGGCCGAGCGGCGCTGTGCCGCCTACGCCGAGCAGGCGAGCGGGCTGGCCGAGCTGACCTCGGCGGTCGGCGGTGAGGCGCAGGAGATCTCCGACAAGGTGAGCGCGTTCGAGCGCGAACGCGCCGACCTGCGCAAGCAGCTGCCGCAGGCGCGGGAGCAGATCAGCTCGCTGCGCGAGGCCGCGGCGCGGCTGGAAACCCAGCTGGAGAACAAGCAGGCGCAGCTGCCGGGCCGCGAGCACGACGCGTCCTCGGCGACCGAGACCTTCCAGCAGGCGCTGCGCATCCCCGGCCTGTGGTCGGCCGCCGAGGTCGGCGAGGAACTGCCCGGCGAGCTCGACGAAGCCGCCGCGCTGCTCACCGCCGCCGAGCGGCGCGGATCGTCGGAGGCCACCGTGCTCAACCGACTGCAAACGCTGCAGCACTCGCTGAGCGGCAACTACGACATCACCGCCGCCGACCAGCACGGTCTGCTCACCGTGACGGTGACCGGCGAGGAGGGGCCGCAGCCGGTGGCCGAGGCGGCGCGCCGGGTCGGCGAACGGCTCGGCGAGCAGCGTGGCTACCTCAACGAGCGCTACCAGTCGATCTTCGCCGACTACCTGATCCGCGACCTCGCCGAACGCCTGCGCGGGCAGATGTCCATCGCCGAGGACCTGTGCAAGCGGATGAACGAGGTGCTCGACGGGGCCCGCTCCAGCCAGGGCGTGCACGTCCAGCTGGACTGGCAGCCGTCGGCCGCGCTGGGCGACGACATCAAGCAGGCCATCGACCTGGTGCGCACCCCGTTCGCGGACCGCAGCGACGACCAGGACGCCCTGCTGCGCCGGGTGTTCACCGACCTCATCGAGGCCGAGCGGGACAGCACCTCGGGCGGCTACGCGGAGATCCTGGCGCGAGCGCTGGACTACCGCTCGTGGTTCGCCTTCACCGTGCGGGTCCGCGACACCGGGCCGGACGGCAAGCCGCGGGTGCGGCGCCTGCGCCAGCTCTCCTCCGGCGAAACGCGCCTGATCTCCTACGTGACGCTGTTCGCGGCCGCGGCGGCGTTCTACGACGCGGTCAGCGTGTCCTCCGACGGCCGCGGCCCGCTGCGGCTGGTGCTGCTGGACGAGGCGTTCGAGCGCCTGGACGACCCGACGATCGCGCGGATGCTGGGCCTGCTGGTGGACCTGGACATGGACTGGCTGATCACCTGGCCCAGCGGCTGGGGCGTCTCGCCGAAGATCCCGAAGATGCACATCTACGACGTCCTCCGCCCCCGCAGCGGCCACGGGATCGCCTGCACGCACACGACCTGGACCGGCACCGCCCTGCACCGGGCGGACGCCTGA
- a CDS encoding TIGR02679 family protein, which translates to MGVVDEVRAVWGVAALRGLWEQAREALESPKPPATFRLELPDAEAQRLVGEVYGRPMVGRGTRISVSKLDDAVRGSRFGLGLAEVLEILHERPVVQRESDSPDAQREPEPLRAALMAHGLAETGWAVPWMQWIQQYGRVAADELPAIARSAAGVLSALALDRAPAAWVSRGELAARFGDSHQLDSGTTLSRVVLKAAALAHGVESPGNERERRALWERCGVTLDAVSASVLTWALPLVGDDSWSSGVRQRSAIGLPTHLTHLDLRTAPARLVEPGTAVAVCESPRVLESAVQERIDHPVVCVSGHPTTVALALLDRLTTEGATLHHHGDFDWAGIGITRSLWEHHRARPWRMSSGDYREALDRAAADRTDLPNLVGAALETPWDPALAELMSTAARAVEEEVVLPSLLADLRAGLTAAGT; encoded by the coding sequence ATGGGGGTCGTGGACGAGGTTCGCGCGGTGTGGGGCGTTGCTGCGCTGCGCGGTTTGTGGGAGCAGGCGCGGGAAGCGCTGGAGTCACCGAAGCCGCCGGCGACGTTCCGGCTGGAGTTGCCCGATGCCGAGGCGCAGCGGCTCGTCGGCGAGGTGTACGGGCGGCCGATGGTGGGGCGGGGAACGCGGATCAGCGTGTCCAAATTGGACGATGCGGTGCGTGGGAGCCGGTTCGGCTTGGGGCTGGCGGAAGTCCTGGAGATCCTGCACGAGCGACCGGTGGTCCAGCGCGAGTCGGATTCCCCGGACGCACAGCGAGAACCCGAGCCGCTGCGCGCGGCGTTGATGGCACACGGGCTCGCGGAGACCGGTTGGGCCGTGCCGTGGATGCAGTGGATCCAGCAGTACGGGCGCGTGGCAGCGGACGAACTTCCCGCCATCGCGCGGAGCGCGGCTGGAGTCCTGTCCGCGCTCGCGCTGGATCGCGCGCCCGCGGCCTGGGTTTCGCGTGGTGAACTCGCCGCTCGATTCGGGGATTCGCACCAGCTCGACAGCGGCACGACTCTGAGCCGGGTCGTGCTCAAGGCCGCTGCCCTGGCCCACGGAGTCGAGTCACCTGGGAACGAGCGGGAGCGGCGGGCGCTGTGGGAGCGCTGCGGCGTCACCCTCGACGCGGTGTCCGCGAGCGTGCTGACCTGGGCGTTGCCGCTGGTCGGCGACGATTCCTGGTCGAGCGGTGTCCGGCAGCGGTCCGCGATCGGTCTGCCCACGCACCTGACCCACCTCGACCTGCGCACGGCTCCGGCACGGCTCGTCGAGCCCGGTACCGCCGTCGCGGTGTGCGAGAGCCCGCGCGTGCTGGAATCCGCCGTGCAGGAACGCATCGACCACCCCGTGGTGTGCGTGTCCGGCCACCCGACGACGGTCGCGCTGGCCCTGCTGGACCGGCTGACCACCGAGGGCGCGACCCTGCACCACCACGGCGATTTCGACTGGGCCGGCATCGGCATCACCCGGTCCCTCTGGGAGCACCACCGCGCCCGGCCCTGGCGGATGTCGTCCGGCGACTACCGCGAGGCGCTCGACCGCGCGGCCGCGGACCGCACCGACCTGCCGAACCTCGTCGGCGCCGCGCTGGAGACGCCGTGGGATCCGGCGCTGGCCGAGCTGATGTCCACCGCGGCCCGCGCCGTCGAGGAGGAGGTCGTGCTGCCGAGCCTGCTCGCCGACCTCCGGGCCGGGCTCACAGCAGCTGGTACATGA
- a CDS encoding GNAT family N-acetyltransferase gives MRIRAARLDDWSAIWPFMRDIVTAGETFSWDRDISEERARERWFPELPGRTVVAVDDDGTVLGTAVSGPNHEGPAGHVATASFMVDAAHAGRGAGRALGRHVLDQARTDGFRAMQFNAVVETNTRAVALWRSLGMEIVATLPQAFHHPAHGYVGLHVMYQLL, from the coding sequence ATGCGGATTCGTGCAGCGCGCCTCGACGACTGGTCGGCGATCTGGCCGTTCATGCGGGACATCGTGACGGCGGGGGAGACGTTCTCCTGGGACCGGGACATCTCGGAGGAACGGGCCCGGGAGCGGTGGTTCCCGGAGCTGCCCGGTCGCACGGTGGTGGCGGTCGACGACGACGGCACGGTGCTCGGCACCGCGGTGTCCGGGCCGAACCACGAGGGCCCGGCCGGTCATGTGGCGACCGCGAGCTTCATGGTCGACGCGGCGCACGCCGGGCGCGGTGCCGGGCGGGCGCTGGGACGTCACGTGCTGGACCAGGCGCGGACCGACGGCTTCCGCGCCATGCAGTTCAACGCCGTGGTGGAGACCAACACCAGGGCGGTCGCGCTGTGGCGGTCACTGGGCATGGAGATCGTCGCGACGCTCCCGCAGGCCTTCCACCACCCGGCGCACGGCTACGTCGGCCTGCACGTCATGTACCAGCTGCTGTGA
- a CDS encoding VOC family protein, with protein sequence MSSVVVEFSAREPQRLARWWADVLGWNLDAGSGTAVHPGGAGVELRFVPGAVAKTAKNGVHLDLRSESHDDQTKLVERLFNAGARFADIDQSSDVPWVVMADIEGNELCVLEPRKIYERTGPIAAIVVDTPDPRSLARSWAETTGMDLATDSAEFASLHPASGEGPHLEFLAAESGPTGMLRILPA encoded by the coding sequence ATGTCATCGGTCGTCGTGGAGTTCTCGGCGCGGGAGCCGCAGCGGCTCGCGCGGTGGTGGGCCGACGTGCTCGGCTGGAACCTCGACGCCGGGTCCGGAACCGCGGTGCACCCGGGCGGCGCGGGCGTGGAGCTGCGGTTCGTGCCGGGCGCGGTGGCGAAGACCGCCAAGAACGGCGTGCACCTGGACCTGCGCAGCGAGTCGCACGACGACCAGACCAAGCTCGTCGAGCGGCTGTTCAACGCGGGCGCCCGGTTCGCCGACATCGACCAGAGCAGCGACGTGCCCTGGGTGGTGATGGCCGACATCGAGGGCAACGAGCTCTGCGTGCTCGAACCCCGCAAGATCTACGAGCGCACCGGCCCGATCGCCGCGATCGTGGTCGACACCCCCGACCCGCGCTCGCTGGCCCGCAGCTGGGCCGAGACCACGGGCATGGACCTCGCCACCGACAGCGCCGAATTCGCCTCCCTCCACCCGGCCTCCGGCGAAGGCCCTCACCTGGAGTTCCTCGCCGCGGAATCCGGTCCCACCGGAATGCTCCGCATCCTCCCCGCCTGA
- a CDS encoding saccharopine dehydrogenase family protein: MTWMIYGASGYTGRLVADLAVDRGERPVLAGRDPAKVAAVAAPRGLPHRTFDLADPAAVDAGLQGVDVVAHCAGPFSATSEAMVDGCLRNGVHYLDITGEIDVFEAVFARHEQARSAGSVLLPGAGFDVVPTDCLAAMVAAELPTATHLDLAFHASGGISGGTLKSALEGAALGGRARIDGEVRVVPMGWRRREVPFPSGPRRVTSLPWGDVSTAYRSTGIGNITTFAHLPGLDLAGTRSSRLSQALMRTHVVQRLGKAAIGAVVRGPGHTARSRSWVEVYAEATDASGRSVCAALLGPDTYDLTADSVLRAVNALQSEPPEPGAHTPSTAFGADFIRRLHGIRIIEPARR; this comes from the coding sequence ATGACCTGGATGATCTACGGCGCGAGCGGCTACACCGGCAGGCTGGTCGCCGACCTGGCGGTCGATCGCGGGGAACGCCCGGTGCTGGCCGGTCGCGATCCGGCGAAGGTCGCCGCGGTGGCCGCCCCGCGCGGGCTGCCCCACCGCACCTTCGACCTCGCCGATCCCGCCGCGGTGGACGCCGGTCTGCAGGGCGTTGACGTCGTCGCGCACTGCGCCGGCCCCTTCTCCGCGACCTCGGAGGCGATGGTCGACGGCTGCCTGCGAAACGGCGTGCACTACCTGGACATCACCGGTGAGATCGACGTGTTCGAGGCGGTGTTCGCGCGGCACGAGCAGGCCCGCAGCGCCGGGTCGGTGCTGCTGCCCGGTGCCGGTTTCGACGTGGTGCCGACCGATTGCCTGGCCGCGATGGTCGCCGCCGAGCTGCCCACCGCGACCCACCTGGACCTCGCGTTCCACGCCAGCGGCGGGATCAGCGGCGGCACGCTGAAGAGCGCGCTGGAGGGCGCGGCGCTGGGCGGTCGCGCCCGCATCGACGGCGAAGTGCGAGTGGTGCCGATGGGCTGGCGGCGGCGCGAGGTGCCGTTCCCGTCCGGCCCGCGGCGGGTCACCTCGCTGCCCTGGGGCGATGTGAGCACGGCCTACCGCAGCACCGGGATCGGCAACATCACCACCTTCGCCCACCTGCCGGGCCTGGACCTGGCGGGCACGCGGTCGAGCCGGCTGTCCCAAGCGCTGATGCGCACGCACGTGGTGCAGCGGCTGGGCAAAGCGGCGATCGGCGCTGTCGTGCGCGGACCCGGCCACACCGCCCGGTCGCGCAGCTGGGTCGAGGTGTACGCCGAGGCCACCGACGCCTCCGGCCGCAGCGTCTGCGCGGCCTTGCTTGGCCCGGACACCTACGACCTCACGGCGGACTCGGTCCTGCGCGCGGTCAACGCCCTGCAGTCCGAACCGCCGGAACCGGGTGCCCACACGCCGTCCACGGCATTCGGCGCGGACTTCATCCGCCGCCTCCACGGAATCCGCATCATCGAACCAGCCCGCCGCTGA
- a CDS encoding IclR family transcriptional regulator codes for MSKTVAKAVHVLESLAAAPKTIAELARELGVHSSSALRMVQPLADGGLIARGPDNRYRLGLRLVELGQQVLDEMDLRVLARPHLIALADATRATVHLAQLVDDQIVYVDKIEGAATIRTWSRIGRAVPLHTAAASKVILAALPAPHCDRLLAAHTFTRFTERTITDPAEFREHLATVARLGYATDQAEFEPLVHCIGVAIPDATGQLGAAISLTTVRAPVDQPVPDKPLHRMREAANAIATALGRPLR; via the coding sequence ATGTCCAAGACGGTCGCCAAGGCGGTTCACGTGCTCGAATCCCTCGCCGCGGCGCCCAAGACGATCGCTGAGCTGGCGCGGGAGCTGGGCGTGCACAGCTCGTCCGCGCTGCGCATGGTGCAACCGCTGGCCGACGGCGGGCTGATCGCCCGCGGGCCGGACAACCGGTACCGGCTCGGGCTGCGCTTGGTGGAGCTCGGCCAGCAGGTGCTCGACGAGATGGACCTGCGGGTCCTGGCCCGCCCGCACCTGATCGCGCTCGCCGATGCGACCCGCGCGACGGTGCACCTGGCCCAGCTGGTCGACGACCAGATCGTCTACGTGGACAAGATCGAGGGCGCGGCGACGATCCGCACCTGGTCGCGCATCGGGCGAGCGGTTCCGCTGCACACCGCGGCGGCCAGCAAGGTGATCCTGGCCGCGCTGCCCGCACCGCACTGCGACCGCCTGCTGGCCGCGCACACCTTCACCCGCTTCACCGAGCGCACCATCACCGACCCGGCCGAGTTCCGAGAACACCTCGCGACGGTCGCCCGCCTCGGCTACGCGACCGACCAGGCCGAGTTCGAGCCACTGGTGCACTGCATCGGCGTCGCGATCCCGGACGCGACCGGACAGCTGGGCGCGGCGATCTCGCTGACCACCGTCCGAGCCCCGGTCGACCAACCGGTGCCGGACAAACCCCTGCACCGGATGCGGGAAGCCGCGAACGCGATCGCCACCGCGCTCGGCCGCCCGCTGCGATGA